In one Halorubrum sp. CBA1229 genomic region, the following are encoded:
- a CDS encoding bifunctional precorrin-2 dehydrogenase/sirohydrochlorin ferrochelatase: MIPLYHDFAGETVLVFGGGAVGARKASRFAAEARVVVVSPAFDDRLVDLAGEGDRSGAEGPTVELVRAAPDPDAVGDWIDRLGPALVVAATDDVAVNAAAEAAALEADLLVNRTDVSTADRSGSRDVRSVVVPATVEDAPVTVALSTGGASPALAKALRERVEAEIDGAGAMAELSGELRAELRDRGVDPEARREAIRRVVRSEGVWKGLQKGRSNGRKEAYSVIEEELNR, from the coding sequence GTGATCCCGCTCTACCACGACTTCGCCGGGGAGACGGTGCTCGTGTTCGGCGGCGGGGCCGTGGGCGCGCGGAAGGCGTCGCGGTTCGCCGCCGAGGCCCGCGTCGTCGTCGTGAGCCCGGCGTTCGACGACCGGCTCGTCGACCTCGCGGGGGAGGGCGACCGGAGCGGGGCGGAGGGCCCGACCGTTGAGCTGGTCCGCGCCGCCCCGGACCCCGACGCGGTCGGAGACTGGATCGATCGCCTCGGACCGGCCCTCGTGGTCGCCGCCACCGACGACGTCGCCGTCAACGCCGCGGCCGAAGCCGCCGCGCTTGAGGCCGACCTGCTCGTCAATCGGACGGACGTGTCGACCGCGGACCGGTCGGGGTCGCGCGACGTACGGAGCGTGGTCGTTCCGGCGACCGTCGAGGACGCGCCGGTCACGGTCGCCCTCTCGACCGGGGGCGCGAGCCCGGCGCTCGCGAAGGCGCTCCGCGAGCGCGTCGAGGCCGAGATCGACGGTGCGGGGGCGATGGCGGAGCTCTCCGGCGAGCTCCGCGCGGAGCTCAGAGATCGGGGGGTCGACCCCGAGGCGCGTCGGGAGGCAATCCGTCGTGTCGTGCGATCCGAGGGGGTTTGGAAGGGTTTACAAAAGGGGAGATCCAACGGTCGGAAAGAGGCGTATTCCGTGATCGAGGAGGAACTCAACAGATGA
- a CDS encoding PaaI family thioesterase has protein sequence MNRTDVADLDPLSAEAVALVERRIEEEHGYLSWLNTSVDVVERGRVVLSIPFDDKLTNSDGGTIHGGVAATLIDTAGGIVQRTAFEDPLSGEVATVNLNASYLRPATGDLTAEATIVRSGGSIGVSDMTVTSATNGEAAEVVVGQGSFRLFRE, from the coding sequence ATGAACCGGACAGACGTCGCGGATTTGGACCCGCTCTCCGCGGAGGCCGTCGCGCTCGTCGAGCGTCGGATCGAGGAGGAGCACGGCTACCTCTCGTGGCTGAACACGTCGGTCGACGTCGTCGAGCGCGGGCGGGTCGTCCTCTCTATCCCCTTCGACGACAAGCTGACGAACAGCGACGGCGGCACTATCCACGGCGGCGTGGCGGCGACCCTGATCGACACCGCCGGCGGGATCGTCCAGCGGACCGCCTTCGAGGACCCGCTTTCCGGGGAGGTCGCGACGGTGAACCTCAACGCGAGCTACCTCCGCCCGGCGACCGGGGACCTCACCGCCGAGGCGACGATCGTCAGGTCCGGCGGCTCGATCGGCGTCAGCGACATGACCGTCACCAGCGCGACCAACGGCGAGGCCGCCGAGGTCGTCGTCGGTCAGGGTTCGTTCCGGCTGTTCCGCGAGTAG
- a CDS encoding pyridoxamine 5'-phosphate oxidase family protein gives MEPSGPWDRDRVDEFLTDARVPVRLGCRTPADDPWIVSLWFSWDGAVHCATSADADVVSFLTHDDHVSFEVSTNDPPYKGVRGRGRATVSPDAEKELLRALLERYLDGVDNPTGDRLLRPEREEVRIRIEPERLHTWDYSKRMGSGEE, from the coding sequence ATGGAGCCCTCCGGCCCGTGGGACCGCGACCGCGTCGACGAGTTCCTGACCGACGCCCGCGTCCCGGTGCGCCTCGGTTGTCGCACGCCCGCGGACGACCCGTGGATCGTCTCGCTGTGGTTCTCGTGGGACGGCGCCGTCCACTGCGCGACGAGCGCCGACGCAGACGTCGTCTCGTTTCTCACGCACGACGACCACGTCTCCTTCGAGGTGTCGACGAACGATCCCCCGTATAAAGGCGTCAGGGGCCGCGGCCGCGCGACGGTGTCGCCGGACGCGGAGAAGGAGCTGCTGCGCGCCCTGCTGGAGCGGTATCTGGATGGCGTCGACAACCCGACCGGGGACCGGCTCCTCCGGCCGGAGCGCGAGGAGGTGCGGATCCGGATCGAGCCGGAGCGACTCCACACGTGGGACTACTCGAAGCGGATGGGGTCGGGAGAGGAGTAG
- a CDS encoding lipoate--protein ligase family protein, with protein sequence MRVLRGEIADPDADRERTAALLAVAGDGTPGLRVWTPTRQVAFGRRDAREDGFERAERVAANRGFRPVERDVGGRAVAYAGETIAFAHAIPLGGDAAGSGSRGSIAERYDHAVETVTETLRGLGADVVAGEPAASFCPGDHSVRVAGGGKVSGIAQRVRADAALVAGCVVVSPGDAREVAAVSDAVYDALDVSFDPETVGSVAGAGGPDDPERVVRALEDAFVDGPWGDGSRRVERIDAER encoded by the coding sequence ATGCGCGTACTCAGAGGGGAGATCGCGGACCCCGACGCGGACCGGGAGCGAACGGCGGCGCTCCTCGCAGTCGCGGGCGACGGAACCCCCGGACTCCGCGTGTGGACGCCGACCCGACAAGTCGCGTTCGGCCGCCGCGACGCCCGCGAGGACGGCTTCGAGCGGGCCGAGCGGGTCGCCGCGAACCGCGGGTTCCGCCCGGTCGAGCGCGACGTCGGCGGGCGAGCCGTCGCGTACGCCGGGGAGACGATCGCGTTTGCGCACGCGATCCCGCTGGGCGGCGACGCGGCGGGGAGCGGCTCGCGCGGGTCGATCGCGGAGCGGTACGACCACGCCGTCGAGACGGTCACCGAGACGCTCCGGGGGCTCGGCGCCGACGTCGTCGCCGGCGAGCCGGCGGCGTCGTTCTGCCCGGGCGACCACTCCGTGCGCGTCGCCGGCGGCGGGAAGGTGTCGGGAATCGCCCAGCGCGTCCGCGCGGACGCGGCGCTGGTCGCCGGCTGCGTCGTCGTCTCGCCGGGCGATGCGCGGGAGGTCGCCGCCGTCAGCGACGCCGTCTACGACGCGCTCGACGTGTCGTTCGACCCGGAGACGGTCGGCAGCGTCGCGGGCGCCGGCGGACCCGACGACCCGGAACGCGTCGTTCGGGCGCTGGAGGACGCGTTCGTCGACGGCCCGTGGGGAGACGGGTCGCGGCGGGTCGAGCGGATCGACGCCGAGCGGTGA
- a CDS encoding halocyanin domain-containing protein, producing the protein MPSNNRRTFIGASVAAGFGSLAGFNRLQAHDSSTPAADESDGESSLDTWLAAANDPQTKQVLDLRYDDPPTVYLGVSNTKSFSPPAIKVAPDTTVTWEWVGESAEYNVVATDGTFDSGQAVARIGETFEYTFDAEGTHRYVSEPHADAGMKGVVVVDTAPSSGYPTVDKWLAGTNEYDGTITDQTSTSLVEITTGANGNGGPFAFDPHAVKVSPGTTVRWSWTGTGGAHNIVFEDTDLGGETLHTESGVHFEETFSETGVFRYSCRPHRDIGHRGAIVVE; encoded by the coding sequence ATGCCCTCCAATAATCGCCGTACGTTCATAGGCGCAAGTGTAGCTGCTGGATTCGGGTCGCTGGCCGGGTTCAATCGACTCCAAGCACACGACAGTTCGACTCCTGCAGCGGACGAAAGCGACGGTGAATCCTCTCTGGACACATGGCTCGCAGCCGCGAATGATCCACAGACGAAACAGGTCCTCGACCTCCGGTATGATGATCCACCGACGGTGTATCTCGGTGTGTCGAATACGAAATCGTTCTCTCCGCCCGCGATCAAGGTTGCCCCGGACACAACTGTCACCTGGGAGTGGGTCGGAGAGAGTGCGGAGTACAACGTAGTCGCTACCGACGGGACGTTCGACAGCGGTCAGGCGGTTGCGAGGATCGGAGAGACATTCGAGTACACGTTCGACGCAGAAGGGACGCACAGATACGTCAGCGAGCCGCATGCCGACGCGGGCATGAAGGGTGTCGTCGTGGTCGATACGGCCCCGTCGAGCGGGTACCCAACTGTAGATAAGTGGCTCGCCGGAACGAACGAGTACGACGGAACTATCACAGACCAAACGTCCACCAGTCTCGTTGAAATTACCACCGGGGCGAACGGCAACGGTGGCCCATTCGCGTTCGATCCACACGCAGTGAAGGTATCACCCGGAACGACGGTCCGATGGTCGTGGACCGGGACGGGCGGCGCACACAACATCGTCTTCGAGGACACCGATCTCGGTGGTGAAACTCTCCACACCGAGTCCGGCGTCCACTTCGAAGAAACGTTCTCCGAGACGGGCGTCTTCAGGTACTCTTGTCGACCCCACCGCGATATTGGACACCGCGGTGCCATCGTTGTTGAGTGA
- a CDS encoding histidine kinase N-terminal 7TM domain-containing protein: MSDLGALPVRAYLAACLLAGVIGLWLGGIAWRERDQPGGTEVALYLLCGGGISLLYAVRVASASELTMVVTLNLATPLVAAIPGLWTAFTLAFAGHDQWRTEHRIVALATPPFAWVLLAWSSATHGLSRRSLTPVVEGPFTLLSFDLGLADVGFVLYAYALCLVGVLVVVDLYQRTGNRYRLQTFVILLGTLFPFLGGIATVVDLGSYANLAWFPSALVVHGVFLYGTVFWLGTLDAAVVARDTAVEVMQDPVIVAGSDGRIRDLNPAAEALLPPDAVGSSLSAVFPRLETGVEHPITIGGRQFDIQEDPITDPRGTDRGHVFLLRDVTERERRQSELERREAELERQNERLEDFAGVVSHDLRNPLAAATAAVELARHDGGENDDALDRAANAHERMDDLIEGLLSLATAGRSVDSADRVSLEATVRRVWSRLESADATLSVEGPDATVLADGDRLEQLLSNLFRNAIEHAGDDVAVRVDIERRPDGVALAVADDGPGIPPDQRSQVTERGVSLGGGTGLGLAIVVDIAEAHGWELSVEESESGGARFVIGGIEPADD, encoded by the coding sequence ATGAGCGATCTCGGCGCGCTGCCGGTCCGAGCGTACCTCGCAGCTTGCCTGCTCGCCGGGGTCATCGGGCTGTGGCTCGGCGGGATCGCGTGGCGGGAGCGCGACCAGCCGGGCGGCACCGAGGTCGCGCTCTACCTGCTCTGCGGCGGCGGAATCTCGCTTTTGTACGCCGTCAGGGTCGCGAGCGCGAGCGAGCTGACCATGGTCGTCACGCTCAACCTTGCGACGCCGCTCGTCGCGGCAATTCCCGGACTCTGGACGGCGTTCACGCTCGCGTTCGCCGGCCACGATCAGTGGCGGACGGAGCACCGGATCGTCGCGCTAGCGACGCCCCCGTTCGCCTGGGTCCTGCTCGCGTGGTCGAGCGCCACCCACGGGCTCTCTCGGCGCTCGCTCACCCCGGTCGTCGAGGGGCCGTTCACGCTTCTCTCGTTCGATCTGGGCCTCGCTGACGTCGGGTTCGTCCTGTACGCCTACGCGCTCTGCCTCGTCGGCGTCCTCGTCGTCGTCGACCTCTACCAACGGACCGGGAACCGGTACCGACTCCAGACGTTCGTGATCCTGCTCGGGACGCTGTTCCCGTTCCTCGGCGGGATCGCGACCGTCGTGGACCTCGGTAGCTACGCGAACCTCGCTTGGTTCCCGTCGGCGCTCGTCGTCCACGGCGTCTTCCTGTACGGGACTGTGTTCTGGCTCGGGACGCTCGACGCCGCGGTCGTCGCCCGCGACACCGCCGTCGAGGTGATGCAGGACCCGGTGATCGTGGCGGGGTCCGACGGCCGGATCCGCGATCTCAACCCCGCCGCCGAGGCGCTGCTCCCGCCGGACGCCGTCGGCTCGTCGCTCTCGGCGGTGTTCCCGCGGCTGGAGACTGGCGTGGAACACCCGATCACCATCGGCGGGCGGCAGTTCGACATTCAGGAGGACCCGATAACGGACCCCCGCGGGACGGACCGCGGTCACGTGTTCCTCCTCCGCGACGTGACCGAGCGCGAACGGCGACAGTCGGAGCTAGAGCGCCGCGAGGCCGAACTCGAGCGACAGAACGAGCGCCTGGAGGACTTCGCCGGCGTCGTCTCCCACGACCTCCGGAACCCGCTCGCGGCGGCGACCGCGGCGGTCGAGCTCGCGCGTCACGACGGCGGCGAGAACGACGACGCGCTCGACCGGGCGGCGAACGCCCACGAGCGGATGGACGACCTCATCGAGGGGCTCCTCTCGCTGGCGACCGCGGGCCGCTCCGTCGACTCCGCGGACCGGGTGTCCCTCGAGGCGACGGTCCGGCGGGTCTGGTCGCGGCTCGAGTCGGCGGACGCGACGCTGTCGGTCGAGGGGCCGGACGCGACGGTGCTCGCCGACGGCGACCGGCTCGAACAGCTGCTCTCGAACCTGTTCCGCAACGCCATCGAACACGCGGGTGACGACGTCGCGGTGCGGGTCGATATCGAACGCCGCCCGGACGGCGTCGCGCTCGCCGTCGCCGACGACGGCCCCGGGATCCCGCCGGACCAGCGATCGCAGGTGACCGAGCGCGGCGTCTCGCTCGGGGGCGGGACGGGGCTCGGGCTCGCGATCGTCGTCGACATCGCCGAGGCGCACGGGTGGGAGCTCTCCGTCGAGGAGTCCGAGTCGGGCGGCGCTCGCTTCGTGATCGGCGGGATCGAGCCTGCGGACGACTGA
- the tgtA gene encoding tRNA guanosine(15) transglycosylase TgtA has product MRDHFEIRDHDAAGRIGRLEVPRAGVTVETPALLPVVNPNVLTVEPSRLREEFGAEMLITNSYIIRSTDRIRDRVLEEGLHDFLGFDGAIMTDSGSFQLAEYGDIDVTTEEIIEFQRRIGSDVATPVDVPTPPDVDRERAERELETTERALADAAAAETGEMLVNAPVQGSTFPDLREEAGRHATATDLDVFPVGAMVPLLNSYRYAEVVEAVRAAKRGLDPDAPVHLFGAGHPMMLALAVAAGCDLFDSAAYALMARDGRYLTVSGTEHLEEMEYFPCSCPVCAEHTPAELRGLEEDPDADASPERLLAEHNLHVTFEELRRVKAAIRSGNLLELVDRRARGHPAMLDGYRALLDHADELERTDPVSKDAFFYTSHESARRPEVRRHRDRLARLEAPGRLLLTESNAPSTHDYDAVWRVKPPFGPFPRALSETYPLTAEVPERLDDAARVTAAEGVAALASANPKTEITLGHDGWPEAALDAVPDRVETEDLRTLGRSG; this is encoded by the coding sequence ATGCGCGATCACTTCGAGATCCGGGACCACGACGCGGCCGGGCGGATCGGCCGGCTGGAGGTCCCCCGCGCCGGCGTCACGGTCGAGACGCCGGCGCTGCTGCCGGTCGTCAACCCCAACGTGCTCACGGTCGAGCCGTCGCGGCTCCGCGAGGAGTTCGGCGCGGAGATGCTGATCACCAACTCCTACATCATCCGGAGCACGGACCGGATCCGGGATCGGGTGCTTGAGGAGGGGCTCCACGACTTCCTCGGGTTCGACGGCGCGATCATGACCGACTCCGGCTCCTTCCAGCTCGCCGAGTACGGCGACATCGACGTGACCACCGAGGAGATCATCGAGTTCCAGCGGCGTATCGGGAGCGACGTGGCGACCCCGGTCGACGTCCCGACGCCGCCGGACGTCGACCGCGAGCGCGCCGAGCGGGAGTTGGAAACCACGGAGCGCGCCCTCGCCGACGCGGCGGCCGCGGAGACCGGCGAAATGCTCGTCAACGCCCCCGTACAGGGATCGACGTTCCCGGACCTCCGCGAGGAAGCCGGGCGACACGCGACGGCCACGGACCTCGACGTGTTCCCGGTCGGCGCGATGGTGCCGCTGCTCAACTCCTACCGCTACGCCGAGGTCGTCGAGGCGGTGCGGGCCGCGAAGCGCGGGCTCGACCCGGACGCGCCCGTCCACTTGTTCGGCGCGGGCCACCCGATGATGCTCGCGCTGGCGGTCGCCGCGGGCTGCGACCTGTTCGACTCGGCCGCCTACGCGCTGATGGCGCGCGATGGGCGCTACCTGACCGTCTCGGGCACCGAACACCTCGAGGAGATGGAGTACTTCCCCTGCTCGTGTCCGGTCTGCGCCGAGCACACGCCGGCGGAGCTCCGCGGGCTCGAGGAGGACCCCGACGCCGACGCGTCCCCTGAGCGGCTGCTGGCCGAACACAACCTCCACGTCACCTTCGAGGAGCTCCGGCGCGTGAAGGCCGCGATCCGGTCGGGGAACCTCCTCGAACTGGTCGACCGGCGCGCCCGCGGTCACCCCGCGATGCTCGACGGCTACCGGGCGCTGCTCGACCACGCCGACGAGCTGGAGCGCACCGATCCCGTCTCGAAGGACGCCTTCTTCTACACCTCCCACGAGTCGGCCCGGCGCCCGGAGGTCCGCCGGCACCGCGATCGGCTCGCCCGGTTGGAGGCGCCGGGCCGCTTGCTGCTCACGGAGTCGAACGCGCCGTCGACGCACGACTACGACGCGGTGTGGCGCGTGAAACCGCCGTTCGGCCCCTTCCCGCGGGCGCTCTCGGAGACGTACCCGCTCACCGCGGAGGTCCCGGAGCGGCTCGACGACGCGGCGCGGGTCACCGCGGCCGAGGGCGTCGCCGCGCTCGCGTCGGCGAACCCCAAGACCGAGATCACGCTCGGCCACGACGGCTGGCCCGAGGCGGCGCTCGACGCCGTTCCCGACCGCGTCGAGACGGAGGACCTGCGGACGCTCGGGCGATCCGGGTAA
- a CDS encoding Lrp/AsnC family transcriptional regulator: protein MREVDADLTALDRGIINAFQGGFPVTERPFEPAAAALREHGVDVTGAELCDRVRELDEEGILSRFGALVNAEEIGGAASLVAMHAPEDRYDAIAETVNEFTAVAHNYEREHPHLNMWFVVSVADHPDPDKDGGDRVEEVLAEIETATGQETYNLPKLREFHVGAKFLVDGPVPDGDVDLSDLGPAVTPSERGTLTPAERDLVVEIQGGLPITETPYADVAAALDADVGWVIETIKRFEAEGKVRRVGVIPNHYALGYTENGMTVWDVPEDALDEVGPAVASLDFVTHCYERPRHAGVWQYNFFAMTHGRTEAESERRIAEVKELMDEHWDVGADDWDTLFSTRILKKTGIRIADRADSNTA, encoded by the coding sequence ATGAGAGAGGTCGACGCGGATCTGACGGCGCTCGACCGCGGGATCATCAACGCCTTCCAGGGCGGGTTTCCGGTGACCGAGCGGCCCTTCGAGCCGGCCGCGGCGGCGCTGCGGGAGCACGGCGTCGACGTGACCGGGGCCGAGCTGTGCGACCGCGTCCGCGAGCTCGACGAGGAGGGGATCCTCTCGCGGTTCGGCGCGCTCGTCAACGCCGAGGAGATCGGCGGGGCGGCGTCGCTGGTCGCGATGCACGCGCCCGAGGACCGCTACGACGCGATCGCGGAGACCGTCAACGAGTTCACCGCGGTCGCGCACAACTACGAGCGCGAGCACCCGCACCTCAACATGTGGTTCGTGGTAAGCGTCGCCGATCACCCAGACCCCGACAAGGACGGGGGCGACCGGGTCGAGGAGGTGCTCGCCGAGATCGAGACGGCGACGGGCCAAGAGACGTACAACCTGCCGAAGCTCCGGGAGTTCCACGTCGGCGCGAAGTTCCTCGTCGACGGTCCGGTTCCCGACGGCGACGTCGACCTGTCCGATCTCGGTCCGGCTGTCACGCCGAGCGAGCGGGGGACGCTCACGCCCGCCGAGCGCGACCTCGTCGTCGAGATCCAGGGCGGGCTCCCGATCACGGAGACACCGTACGCCGACGTGGCGGCCGCGCTCGACGCGGACGTCGGGTGGGTGATCGAGACGATCAAGCGGTTCGAGGCGGAGGGGAAGGTGCGCCGCGTCGGCGTGATCCCGAACCACTACGCGCTCGGCTACACGGAGAACGGGATGACCGTCTGGGACGTGCCCGAGGACGCCCTCGACGAGGTCGGGCCCGCCGTCGCCTCGCTCGATTTCGTCACGCACTGCTACGAACGCCCACGCCACGCGGGCGTCTGGCAGTACAACTTCTTCGCGATGACCCACGGTCGGACGGAGGCCGAGAGCGAGCGGCGAATCGCGGAGGTGAAAGAGTTGATGGACGAGCACTGGGACGTCGGCGCCGACGACTGGGACACGCTGTTCTCCACGCGGATCTTGAAGAAGACGGGGATCCGGATCGCCGACCGCGCCGACAGCAACACGGCGTGA
- the hemA gene encoding glutamyl-tRNA reductase — protein sequence MKETGAIAGVSVAHARATVDEIESAGGDGVRATVSDLLARDGVEEAFALQTCNRSEAFVVTDRTVDGADALASFAPDIRGGAVRRLDHEESLEHLMRVAAGLESLVLGEDQISGQLREAYEESKSAGGIGPVLKDAVTKALHVGERARNETSINEGVVSLGSAAVRLAATEIDLTDGSAVVVGAGEMGTLAARTLDDTAVSDIVVANRTVPNAEFVAGEVDTPAEAVSLADLPAVVPDADLVISATGSPEPVIEPGHVADAGRLVCIDIAQPRDVDPTVADRDGLTLYDIDALEDVTRRTRESREAEARDVEAIIDEELDRILQAYKRKRADDAISAMYAGADRVKAREVDRALSKLEAQGGLTEEQRETVEDMADALVGQLLAAPTSSLRDAAGEDDWETIRTALQLFDPEFDAPPEVPGGESASEGSGPEIDGPPESVAEELDD from the coding sequence ATGAAGGAGACGGGAGCCATCGCCGGTGTGAGCGTCGCTCACGCCCGCGCGACGGTCGACGAGATCGAGTCGGCCGGCGGCGACGGCGTCCGCGCGACCGTCTCGGACCTGCTCGCGCGCGACGGCGTCGAGGAGGCGTTCGCCCTCCAGACGTGCAACCGCTCGGAGGCGTTCGTCGTCACCGACCGGACCGTCGACGGGGCCGACGCGCTGGCGTCGTTCGCCCCCGACATCCGCGGCGGCGCGGTCCGCCGACTCGACCACGAGGAGAGCTTGGAACACCTGATGCGCGTCGCCGCCGGGCTGGAGTCGCTCGTGCTCGGCGAGGACCAGATTAGCGGCCAGCTGCGGGAGGCGTACGAGGAGTCGAAGTCCGCGGGCGGCATCGGCCCCGTCCTGAAGGACGCGGTGACGAAGGCGCTGCACGTCGGCGAGCGCGCACGCAACGAGACCTCGATCAACGAGGGGGTCGTCTCCCTCGGCTCGGCCGCGGTCCGGCTGGCCGCGACCGAGATCGACCTCACCGACGGGTCGGCGGTCGTGGTCGGCGCCGGCGAGATGGGAACGCTCGCGGCGCGGACGCTCGACGACACCGCCGTCTCCGATATCGTCGTCGCCAACCGGACGGTGCCGAACGCGGAGTTCGTCGCCGGCGAGGTTGACACGCCCGCGGAGGCCGTCTCGCTCGCCGACCTGCCGGCGGTCGTCCCCGACGCCGACCTCGTTATCTCGGCGACCGGAAGCCCGGAGCCGGTGATCGAGCCGGGACACGTCGCGGACGCGGGACGGCTCGTCTGCATCGACATCGCGCAGCCGCGGGACGTCGACCCGACGGTTGCCGACCGCGACGGGTTGACGCTGTACGACATCGACGCGCTGGAAGACGTGACGCGGCGGACCCGCGAGAGCCGCGAGGCGGAGGCGCGCGACGTCGAGGCGATCATCGACGAGGAGCTCGACCGCATCCTGCAGGCGTACAAGCGCAAGCGCGCGGACGACGCCATCTCCGCGATGTACGCGGGCGCCGACCGCGTGAAGGCCCGCGAGGTCGACCGCGCGCTCTCGAAGCTGGAGGCGCAGGGCGGGCTGACCGAGGAGCAGCGCGAGACCGTCGAGGATATGGCCGACGCCTTGGTCGGACAGCTGCTCGCGGCCCCCACCAGCTCGCTGCGCGACGCCGCCGGCGAGGACGACTGGGAGACGATCCGGACCGCGCTCCAGCTGTTCGACCCCGAGTTCGACGCGCCGCCGGAGGTCCCGGGCGGAGAGTCGGCGAGCGAGGGGAGCGGCCCCGAGATCGACGGCCCGCCGGAGTCGGTCGCCGAGGAGCTGGACGACTGA
- a CDS encoding Nif3-like dinuclear metal center hexameric protein, which translates to MRLSEYAERLDDELDTAAYADVDASANGLQVGPDDAEVERVAVAVDAAEATIEAAADAGADVLVVHHGISWGGFDRVTGRTYDRVEALIERDIALYVSHLPLDGNADLGNAAGVAEAIGLEDRDPFGEIGPVTIGTAGELPEPLPAASLRETLDGFEGQPDGEESPTRVIDFGPDEIERVAVVTGSGVDWLDEAAATGADALITGEGKQQVYHDAREAGITVFLGGHYATETFGVRSLESLSAEWGLETEYVSHPTGL; encoded by the coding sequence ATGCGACTCTCCGAGTACGCGGAACGGCTCGACGACGAACTCGACACGGCGGCGTACGCCGACGTCGACGCCAGCGCGAACGGGCTACAGGTCGGACCGGACGACGCCGAGGTCGAGCGCGTCGCCGTCGCGGTCGACGCCGCCGAGGCGACGATCGAGGCCGCGGCCGACGCGGGCGCCGACGTCCTCGTCGTTCACCACGGGATCTCGTGGGGGGGCTTCGACCGCGTCACCGGGCGGACGTACGACCGGGTCGAGGCGCTGATCGAGCGCGACATCGCGCTGTACGTCTCGCACCTCCCGCTGGACGGCAACGCCGACCTCGGCAACGCGGCCGGCGTCGCGGAGGCGATCGGCCTCGAAGACCGCGACCCGTTCGGCGAGATCGGCCCGGTCACGATCGGGACGGCGGGGGAGCTGCCGGAGCCGCTCCCGGCCGCGTCGCTCCGGGAGACGCTCGACGGGTTCGAGGGGCAGCCCGACGGCGAGGAGTCGCCGACGCGCGTGATCGACTTCGGGCCCGACGAGATCGAGCGCGTCGCGGTCGTCACGGGCTCCGGCGTCGACTGGCTCGACGAGGCCGCGGCGACCGGCGCCGACGCGCTGATCACGGGCGAGGGGAAGCAGCAGGTCTACCACGACGCGCGGGAGGCCGGGATCACGGTGTTCCTCGGGGGGCACTACGCGACCGAGACGTTCGGGGTGCGGTCACTCGAGTCGCTGTCGGCGGAGTGGGGACTGGAGACGGAGTACGTGAGCCACCCGACTGGGCTCTGA
- a CDS encoding 30S ribosomal protein S6e, with product MAEFKVVIADPESGETFQREVDGQDANRFLGREIGDEIGGDAVGLSEHTVEITGGSDETGRPMREDVSGTRLKELLLEGGVGFKPSREGERKRITVRGREIDDDVAQINVSVVEGDDVAAALGEDDGDDADEE from the coding sequence ATGGCCGAATTCAAAGTCGTCATCGCCGACCCCGAGAGCGGCGAGACGTTCCAGCGAGAGGTCGACGGACAGGACGCCAACCGGTTCCTCGGTCGAGAGATCGGCGACGAGATCGGCGGTGACGCCGTCGGCCTCTCCGAGCACACGGTCGAGATCACCGGCGGCTCCGACGAGACCGGTCGACCGATGCGCGAGGACGTCTCGGGCACCCGCCTGAAGGAGCTCCTCTTAGAGGGCGGCGTGGGCTTCAAGCCGTCCCGCGAGGGCGAGCGCAAGCGCATCACCGTCCGCGGCCGCGAGATCGACGACGACGTCGCGCAGATCAACGTCTCTGTCGTCGAGGGCGACGACGTCGCCGCAGCGCTCGGCGAGGACGACGGCGACGACGCCGACGAGGAGTAA